One region of Paracoccus sp. SMMA_5_TC genomic DNA includes:
- a CDS encoding SPOR domain-containing protein yields the protein MTVVDFRSSGGFDGAQPQRRAREYTHGHAPQDHHDDWQHDAWDRHALDDQAEALIDSPSLLGRLSRLTHYLGALISVGLMVVLAVWGFKLVVRDVSGVPVIRAIEGEARTAPDNPGGELSDHTGLAVNVVAAGDRPGRADTVAIAPPATGLDAQDVPMGELGATAQPAANPVELPVLDEPARVIARPDSEAAKVTEALVSDAPAAEDAVNEVVTDLSGNETRDVAISAALAEAVAAPTAVPAGGVAESPRPAPRPRRVATAANAPAPAANPAAQAQAPEAPVQPPPAAAQVAPGAPMVQIGAFDSDALARGEWDRVSGKFGALFAGKARVVQEAQSGGRTFWRLRAAGFASKDDARRFCAALIAEGVDCIPATAK from the coding sequence ATGACGGTAGTAGACTTCCGCTCTTCGGGCGGGTTCGACGGGGCGCAGCCGCAGCGGCGGGCGCGCGAATACACGCATGGCCATGCCCCGCAGGACCATCATGACGACTGGCAGCACGATGCCTGGGATCGCCACGCGCTGGACGATCAGGCCGAGGCGCTGATCGATTCGCCCTCCTTGCTGGGGCGGTTGTCCCGGCTGACCCATTATCTTGGGGCGCTGATCTCTGTTGGCCTGATGGTTGTGCTGGCGGTCTGGGGATTCAAGCTGGTGGTCCGCGATGTTTCGGGCGTGCCGGTGATCCGCGCGATCGAGGGCGAGGCCCGCACCGCGCCGGACAACCCCGGGGGCGAGTTGAGCGATCACACCGGGCTTGCGGTGAATGTGGTTGCCGCCGGCGACCGGCCGGGACGTGCGGATACGGTGGCGATTGCGCCGCCGGCAACCGGTCTTGACGCGCAGGATGTCCCGATGGGCGAATTGGGCGCCACCGCGCAGCCTGCTGCGAATCCCGTCGAACTGCCGGTGCTGGACGAGCCGGCGCGCGTGATCGCTCGCCCGGATTCGGAAGCCGCCAAGGTCACCGAGGCCCTGGTGTCGGATGCCCCTGCGGCCGAGGATGCCGTGAACGAGGTCGTTACCGATCTTTCGGGCAATGAAACCCGTGACGTTGCGATCAGCGCGGCCCTGGCAGAGGCCGTGGCTGCCCCCACTGCCGTTCCTGCCGGGGGCGTCGCCGAATCGCCGCGCCCGGCCCCGCGACCTCGCAGGGTCGCCACTGCCGCCAATGCGCCGGCCCCGGCCGCGAACCCCGCGGCTCAGGCCCAGGCACCCGAGGCGCCGGTTCAGCCCCCGCCTGCTGCGGCGCAGGTGGCGCCCGGCGCACCGATGGTGCAGATCGGGGCCTTTGACAGCGATGCGCTTGCTCGGGGCGAATGGGATCGCGTGTCGGGCAAGTTCGGCGCCCTGTTTGCGGGCAAAGCCCGCGTAGTGCAAGAGGCACAAAGCGGTGGCAGAACCTTCTGGCGTCTGCGCGCGGCCGGTTTCGCGTCCAAGGATGACGCACGGCGCTTTTGCGCGGCCCTGATTGCCGAAGGCGTCGACTGCATCCCGGCGACGGCGAAATGA
- the nagZ gene encoding beta-N-acetylhexosaminidase yields MAISATILGGIAGPDLSAAERDFFRAANPWGFILFGRNIDTPDRLRRLTDTLRQTVGRDAPILIDQEGGRVQRMRSPHWTDWPAPLDQAQRGARAVWLHHFLMAQELRAVGIDADCAPVLDIARPETHPFLRNRCLGPDAETVIRLGRTAAEGLLAAGVLPVVKHMPGHGRARVDSHHDLPVVEASLDELMQTDFAPFRALADLPLAMTAHIRFTALDDAPATASAPVIGMIRRDLGFDGLLMTDDIGMQALSGTPGARAAAAIAAGCDLVLSCNETPAQMQAIVDAAGTMSAAASRRGQAALARRVAPPPADSSSLRAELAAMGGLAA; encoded by the coding sequence ATGGCAATCTCTGCCACGATACTGGGGGGAATCGCCGGGCCCGACCTGTCGGCGGCAGAACGCGATTTCTTTCGCGCAGCCAATCCCTGGGGCTTCATCCTGTTCGGGCGCAATATCGACACGCCCGACCGGCTGCGCCGGCTGACCGACACGCTGCGCCAGACCGTTGGCCGCGATGCGCCCATCCTGATCGATCAGGAAGGCGGACGGGTGCAACGCATGCGTTCGCCGCATTGGACCGATTGGCCGGCCCCGCTGGATCAGGCACAGCGCGGGGCCCGTGCGGTCTGGCTGCACCATTTCCTGATGGCACAGGAGCTGCGCGCGGTCGGGATCGATGCCGATTGCGCCCCGGTGCTGGATATCGCCCGACCGGAGACGCATCCCTTCTTGCGCAACCGGTGCCTGGGGCCGGATGCGGAAACCGTCATCCGTCTGGGGCGCACGGCGGCCGAGGGCCTGCTGGCCGCAGGGGTGTTGCCGGTGGTCAAGCACATGCCGGGCCACGGTCGCGCCCGCGTCGACAGCCATCACGACCTGCCAGTGGTCGAGGCGTCGCTGGACGAGCTGATGCAGACCGATTTCGCCCCGTTTCGTGCGCTGGCCGACCTGCCGCTGGCAATGACGGCGCATATCCGTTTCACGGCGCTGGACGATGCGCCGGCAACCGCCTCGGCGCCGGTGATCGGGATGATCCGGCGTGATCTTGGCTTTGACGGTCTGCTGATGACCGATGACATCGGCATGCAGGCATTGTCGGGCACGCCCGGCGCGCGCGCCGCGGCCGCGATCGCGGCGGGGTGCGACCTGGTGCTGTCCTGCAACGAAACGCCCGCGCAGATGCAGGCCATTGTCGATGCGGCCGGCACCATGTCGGCGGCTGCCAGCCGCCGCGGCCAGGCCGCCTTGGCGCGGCGCGTGGCCCCGCCGCCGGCCGACAGTTCCAGCCTGCGGGCCGAACTGGCGGCCATGGGCGGGCTGGCGGCCTGA